From the Kitasatospora viridis genome, one window contains:
- a CDS encoding ABC transporter ATP-binding protein, which yields MTTSPAAAPPTGVPLHPGSATVEFRSLRRAFGSTVALDGLDLTVHPGELLALLGPSGCGKTTALRILAGFETHDSGEVLVDGKDVTRTPAHKRDAGMVFQSYSLFPHLSALDNVSFGLKMRGVGKAERHKRAQELLELVGLPHRAAAYPHQMSGGQQQRIALARALALQPRVLLLDEPLSALDAKVRLNLREEIRRLQQELGITTLFVTHDQEEALSMADRVAVLRAGRLEQCATPSELYARPTTAFVAEFVGTMSRIPAQRSGEGVEVLGRRHEVDGTVPADGELEVLVRPENVGVVAGGDAVVTGASFLGAVTRLTVRLPDGTDIKADLPTDEAAKLPVGGNASLTLPDRPVLVDRRVGAGQ from the coding sequence ATGACCACCTCCCCCGCCGCCGCGCCGCCCACCGGCGTGCCGCTGCACCCCGGCAGTGCCACCGTCGAGTTCCGCTCGCTGCGCCGCGCTTTCGGCTCCACCGTCGCGCTCGACGGCCTGGACCTCACCGTCCACCCGGGCGAGCTGCTGGCCCTGCTCGGCCCCTCCGGCTGCGGCAAGACCACCGCGCTGCGGATCCTGGCCGGCTTCGAGACCCACGACTCGGGCGAGGTGCTGGTCGACGGCAAGGACGTCACCCGGACCCCCGCGCACAAGCGCGACGCCGGCATGGTCTTCCAGTCCTACAGCCTCTTCCCGCACCTGTCCGCGCTGGACAACGTCTCCTTCGGCCTGAAGATGCGCGGCGTCGGCAAGGCCGAGCGGCACAAGCGGGCCCAGGAGCTGCTGGAGCTGGTCGGCCTGCCGCACCGCGCCGCGGCCTACCCGCACCAGATGTCCGGCGGCCAGCAGCAGCGCATCGCGCTGGCCCGCGCACTGGCCCTGCAGCCGCGGGTGCTGCTGCTCGACGAGCCGCTCTCCGCGCTGGACGCCAAGGTCCGGCTCAACCTGCGCGAGGAGATCCGCCGGCTGCAGCAGGAGCTGGGGATCACCACCCTGTTCGTCACCCACGACCAGGAGGAGGCCCTCTCGATGGCCGACCGGGTCGCGGTGCTGCGGGCCGGGCGGCTGGAGCAGTGCGCCACCCCGAGCGAGCTGTACGCCCGGCCGACCACGGCGTTCGTCGCCGAGTTCGTCGGTACCATGAGCCGGATCCCGGCGCAGCGCTCGGGCGAGGGCGTGGAGGTGCTGGGCCGCCGCCACGAGGTCGACGGCACGGTGCCGGCCGACGGCGAGCTGGAGGTGCTGGTGCGGCCGGAGAACGTGGGCGTGGTGGCCGGCGGCGACGCCGTGGTCACCGGCGCGAGCTTCCTCGGCGCGGTCACCCGACTGACCGTCAGGCTGCCCGACGGCACCGACATCAAGGCCGACCTGCCCACCGACGAGGCGGCCAAGCTGCCGGTCGGCGGCAACGCCAGTCTGACCCTCCCCGACCGCCCGGTCCTGGTGGACCGCCGCGTCGGCGCCGGGCAGTGA
- a CDS encoding HAD family hydrolase — MTPSCSPKPAAVLFDMDGTLVDTEHLWWEATSEIAAELGYTLGESDVPEVLGRAVEHTAAHLAAVCPVPTGPAVLAERLNAAFTHRVAARVVPRPGALALLAELRAAAVPTALVSASPRQVVDLVLTHLGRDWFAVTLAAEDTERTKPDPAPYLAAAAHLGLDPASCVAVEDTPTGVASAHAAGCAVLAVPSSDVAMPSGAGITLLASLTEADLPLLAGLTARPAE; from the coding sequence ATGACCCCTTCCTGTTCACCCAAGCCCGCCGCCGTCCTCTTCGACATGGACGGCACCCTGGTCGACACCGAGCACCTGTGGTGGGAGGCGACCAGCGAGATCGCCGCCGAACTCGGTTACACCCTCGGCGAGTCGGACGTCCCGGAGGTGCTCGGCCGGGCGGTCGAGCACACCGCCGCCCACCTGGCCGCCGTCTGCCCCGTGCCGACCGGCCCGGCCGTGCTGGCCGAACGGCTCAACGCCGCCTTCACCCACCGGGTCGCCGCCCGGGTGGTGCCCCGCCCCGGGGCGCTCGCCCTGCTGGCCGAGCTGCGGGCCGCCGCCGTGCCGACCGCCCTGGTCTCCGCCTCGCCGCGGCAGGTCGTCGACCTGGTCCTCACCCACCTGGGCCGGGACTGGTTCGCCGTCACCCTGGCCGCCGAGGACACCGAGCGGACCAAGCCGGACCCGGCGCCCTACCTGGCCGCCGCCGCCCACCTGGGCCTGGACCCGGCCAGCTGCGTGGCGGTCGAGGACACCCCGACCGGCGTCGCCTCGGCCCACGCGGCCGGCTGCGCGGTGCTCGCCGTCCCGTCCTCCGACGTGGCGATGCCCTCCGGCGCCGGCATCACCCTGCTGGCCAGCCTCACCGAGGCCGACCTGCCCCTGCTGGCCGGTCTGACGGCCCGACCCGCAGAATAG